One part of the Solanum dulcamara chromosome 8, daSolDulc1.2, whole genome shotgun sequence genome encodes these proteins:
- the LOC129899372 gene encoding calcium uniporter protein 5, mitochondrial-like has translation MWRSSCNLLKRTVTSVARTKTINYGTRPFVGFGCYCGPTRLMGGYYFSSGSNGGEENKNGDTITHEEAKRLMRLVNVEELKWKLGMKNTEVIGYMDLLKACQNMGVAKTHEEAVGFARVLDEAGVILLFRDKVYLHPDKVVDEIRKAVPLALLPEDEPTIEELKILQEKKDKIDELAHKHVRRVLWAGLGAGLLQVGLFFRLTFWEFSWDVMEPIAFFTTSAGIVVGYAYFLVTSRDPSYQDVLKRLFLSRQRKLIKKHDFDIHRFVELQKKIKLPVNSQASMKHRLGVELEPEDLLHGH, from the exons ATGTGGAGAAGTTCGTGTAATTTATTGAAACGGACAGTTACATCGGTTGCGAGGACAAAGACGATTAACTATGGGACGAGGCCGTTTGTGGGTTTCGGGTGTTATTGCGGGCCGACCCGATTGATGGGTGGGTACTATTTTAGCTCTGGTTCAAATGGGGGTGAGGAAAACAAGAATGGGGATACTATTACTCATGAGGAAGCTAAAAGGCTGATGAGAttggtgaatgttgaagagctgAAGTGGAAATTGGGGATGAAGAATACGGAGGTTATTGGGTATATGGATCTGTTAAAGGCGTGTCAGAATATGGGTGTGGCTAAAACCCATGAAGAAGCTGTTGGTTTTGCTAGAGTTCTTGATGAGGCTGGTGTCATATTGCTAttcagagataaagtttatCTTCATCCTGATAAG gtAGTGGATGAAATTAGAAAGGCAGTTCCCTTAGCACTTCTACCTGAAGATGAGCCCACAATAGAGGAACTAAAGATTCTGCAGGAGAAGAAGGATAAAATAGACGAGCTTGCGCATAAGCATGTGCGCCGCGTTTTGTGGGCTGGTTTAGGGGCTGGCCTTTTGCAGGTCGGGCTATTCTTCCGTCTTACATTCTGGGAATTCTCTTGGGATGTGATGGAGCCAATTGCTTTTTTTACAACTTCTGCTGGAATAGTAGTAGGTTATGCTTACTTCCTTGTTACTTCTAGAGACCCGTCATACCAAGATGTGCTGAAGAGGCTTTTCCTCTCAAGGCAGAGGAAGCTGATCAAGAAGCATGATTTTGATATCCATAGGTTCGTCGAATtacaaaagaaaatcaaattacCAGTGAATAGTCAAGCTTCCATGAAGCATCGGTTAGGGGTGGAGCTGGAACCAGAGGATCTTTTACATGGTCACTAA
- the LOC129899374 gene encoding LOB domain-containing protein 25-like, translating into MSCRLSKKNKHMPCSACKLLRRRCTKDCIFLPHFPPAEPHKFIVVHRIFGASNISKMLQQEIPMDNREDAVISMVYEATARLRDPVYGSVGIISALQKHIFHLQSELNEASAEAMSLRTQLSDASISLPSSLLGGSPFTPENHKFHHSQKSSEQNAYANNDLQLLFPEAADYCFQETDQLLLPLPY; encoded by the exons ATGAGTTGTAGATTAAGCAAGAAGAATAAACATATGCCATGTTCAGCATGCAAGCTTCTTCGTAGGCGATGCACTAAGGATTGCATTTTCTTGCCTCACTTTCCTCCTGCTGAACCACATAAATTTATTGTTGTTCATCGTATTTTTGGTGCTAGCAACATCAGCAAAATGTTACAA CAGGAGATACCAATGGATAATAGAGAAGATGCAGTAATCAGCATGGTTTATGAAGCTACAGCAAGACTCAGAGATCCAGTTTATGGCAGTGTAGGCATTATTTCAGCCCTCCAGAAGCATATCTTTCACTTGCAATCCGAGTTAAACGAAGCTTCAGCTGAAGCAATGTCTCTCAGAACACAGTTATCCGATGCTTCAATATCCTTACCCTCGTCGTTACTGGGAGGTTCTCCATTCACTCCCGAGAACCACAAGTTTCACCATTCCCAGAAGTCGAGCGAGCAAAATGCATATGCTAATAATGACTTGCAGCTTCTATTTCCAGAAGCAGCAGACTATTGTTTCCAAGAAACTGATCAACTTCTTCTGCCACTGCCTTACTAG
- the LOC129900212 gene encoding pentatricopeptide repeat-containing protein At1g55890, mitochondrial-like gives MKKPFTALRKSHTYSGIEEIIEHEKRYPDIRDDSFVAGFMFLYGSAKMYDHARKLFDEMPQLDCQRSFFSFNALLDRCFRSERYDEIGLLFRELPEKLSIVPNLMSYNLAMKALCKAGSLYSAVLLMDEIEEMGLKRIFYNVRLRGLLKVTEVSKEIQLFEEIVNKGFKPDKFSYNNMIKTYVDERNLEQADMWCQKMVQNDCLLDTATFHMLIPLACDTKRFDFALHLCMKAIDSQVLVYRDKMQRVVVGLVQHSKIENAEELVELAKSCKKFRCELSLPLHN, from the exons ATGAAAAAGCCGTTCACCGCCTTGCGAAAGTCACACACTTACTCCGGCATCGAAGAAATTATCGAACATGAAAAACGCTACCCAGATATTCGAGACGATTCCTTTGTCGCTGGCTTTATGTTTCTGTACGGAAGTGCTAAGATGTATGATCATGCACGTAAACTGTTCGACGAAATGCCTCAACTAGATTGTCAGCGGAGTTTCTTTTCCTTCAATGCCCTTTTGGACCGCTGCTTCAGATCAGAGAGATATGATGAAATTGGCTTGCTGTTTCGTGAATTACCTGAGAAATTGTCAATTGTGCCTAATTTAATGTCCTATAACCTCGCGATGAAGGCGTTGTGCAAGGCTGGTTCTTTGTATTCTGCTGTGCTTTTGATGGATGAGATTGAAGAGATGGGATTAAAACGAATATT TTATAATGTTAGATTACGAGGTTTACTTAAAGTTACTGAGGTTTCAAAGGAGATTCAGTTGTTCGAGGAGATCGTTAACAAGGGTTTCAAACCGGACAAATTCAGCTACAATAACATGATAAAAACGTATGTTGATGAGAGGAATTTGGAGCAGGCTGATATGTGGTGTCAGAAGATGGTGCAAAATGATTGCCTGCTGGATACTGCAACGTTTCATATGCTTATTCCTTTGGCTTGTGACACAAAAAGATTTGATTTTGCGCTGCATTTGTGCATGAAAGCTATCGATTCACAAGTACTTGTTTATAGAGATAAAATGCAGAGAGTTGTTGTTGGCTTAGTTCAGCATTCTAAGATTGAAAATGCAGAGGAGCTGGTTGAGTTGGCCAAGTCTTGTAAGAAATTCCGGTGTGAGCTTTCGTTGCCTTTGCATAACTAG